The Allocoprobacillus halotolerans nucleotide sequence GGTATTGCCAATACAAATTCATTCTTAAATGCTAATGTCTTTTGTACTTATTCTAGTATCTTTTCTGCCAATTCGTTGCGTTTGTATTTATACTTCATCTGTTTTCTAAGTATATTAAAGTTGAGATATCCCTGCATATATCTTGTTCCTATCCCTCTGCTTAATGTTATCAGCTCACGGATTTCCTTCATCATTTCATTGCTTCCCAATGATTTCCCATCTGCTGTGAGATATTTCTTTCCTATCGGTGATGTTGGAATCTGATTGCTCTTGGCTCCTAGATAATTTGCAAATTGCTTTATGCATTGCTTGGAATCTGATATGAGTTCTTTGACATCTTCAAAATATTTTTCATTGGCTTTGTATTTATCAAATGATTCACTGCCCAATCCTGTGATGTTCATAATCATGTAATCAGCATCATCAACTGCACAGATGATGCTTGCGTACTGTGCATCAATTTCTATTTCACCTGAAAGAATCTGCTGATTAATGATTTCAGTGGCTACATGATAGAGTTTATGTCGCATGTAAAAACATGTTGTGACACTCACGCCTAAAAAATGAGCTTCATCTTCCAATTTTATCTTGGATATCTCAAAATTTATGAAATTTTTCCATTGTTCCATAGAAAGATGTGACCGGTAAAGCAGGGTATTTGTTTTATCACAGAATGTTCTATGGCAGTCTTTGTATAGATATCTTTGATTTCCACAATGATCTCTGCCATTTTTCTTGATATGGATAGAACCGCATATAGGACATGTATCCATATCTAATGATTCATCATTTGAAAAATCATTGTTCAATGAAGAAATTAATCTGTTGATATAGTCACTGTCTTTAGGTTTCAAGAAATCAATAACTTGTTTTTCACTAATCATGATAACCACCAATCCTTTTCATATAATATTTTATATGAAATGAAAATTTCATGATTAGAGAAACAATGTTTTAACACCTAAAAAATGGAGTTAAAATCAATTTGTTATATTTTCAGCAATAAATTTATTAAAAAGATTGAAAAAATATAATGCAAAAAAAGTCGATGAAAAGGGAGAAAAAAGGAAAGTGAAGAAAAAAGTAAAAAAAAGATAAAAAAAGACTTGCAAAGGGGAGATAGAGATGGTATTATAGATGGGCACTCGAGAGAGGGCGACAGGGACATTGAAAACTGAACAGTAAACACGTCAATAGAAGATAAAGAAAAGAAAGAAGAGTCAAGAAGACAGGAAGTTGTCTTTAGATAGAGACAATGGAGAGTTTGATCCTGGCTCAGGATGAACGCTGGCGGCGTGCCTAATACATGCAAGTCGGACGCAGTGCCAAGAGCACTGAGTGGCGAACGGGTGAGTAAGACATAAGCAACCTGCCCCTGTGAGGGGGATAACTGCTGGAAACGGCAGCTAAGACCGCATAGGCATCGAGGTCGCATGACCATGATGTTAAATGTCCCACGGGACAGCACGGGGATGGGCTTATGACGCATTAGCTAGTTGGCGGGGCAGCGGCCCACCAAGGCGACGATGCGTAGCCGGCCTGAGAGGGTGGACGGCCACACTGGGACTGAGACACGGCCCAGACTCCTACGGGAGGCAGCAGTAGGGAATTTTCGGCAATGGGCGAAAGCCTGACCGAGCAACGCCGCGTGAAGGAAGAAGTCATTCGTGATGTAAACTTCTGTTATGAAGGAAGAACGCTGGATGGAGGGAATGCCATGCAGGTGACGGTACTTCATGAGGAAGCCACGGCTAACTACGTGCCAGCAGTCGCGGTAATACGTAGGTGGCGAGCGTTATCCGGAATCATTGGGCGTAAAGAGGGAGCAGGCGGCAGTGCAGGTCTGCGGTGAAAGACCGGAGCTAAACTTCGGTAAGCCGTGGAAACCGCACAGCTAGAGAGCATCAGAGGATCGCGAATTCCATGTGTAGCGGTGAAATGCGTAGATATATGGAGGAACACCAGTGGCGAAGGCGGCGGTCTGGGGTGCAGCTGACGCTCAGTCCCGAAAGCGTGGGGAGCAAATAGGATTAGATACCCTAGTAGTCCACGCCGTAAACGATGAGTGCTAAGTGTTGGGGGTCAGACCTCAGTGCTGGAGTTAACGCAATAAGCACTCGCCTGAGTAGTACGTTCGCAAGAATGAAACTCAAAGGAATTGACGGGGGCCGCACAAGCGGTGGAGCATGTGGTTTAATTCGAAGCAACGCGAAGAACCTTACCAGGTCTTGACATGCCGTCAAAGGCTCCAGAGATGGAGAGATAGTCATGGCGGACACAGGTGGTGCATGGTTGTCGTCAGCTCGTGTCGTGAGATGTTGGGTTAAGTCCCGCAACGAGCGCAACCCCTGTTGCCAGTTGCCAGCATTAGGTTGGGGACTCTGGCGAGACTGCCTCTGCAAGGAGGAGGAAGGCGGGGATGACGTCAAATCATCATGCCCCTTATGACCTGGGCTACACACGTGCTACAATGGACGGATCAGAGGGCAGCGAAGCCGCGAGGCGGAGCGAAACCCAGAAACCCGTTCACAGTTCGGACTGCAGTCTGCAACTCGACTGCACGAAGCTGGAATCGCTAGTAATCGCGAATCAGCATGTCGCGGTGAATACGTTCTCGGGCCTTGTACACACCGCCCGTCACACCATGAGAGTTGGTAACACCCGAAGCCGGTGGCCCAACCGCAAGGAGGGAGCTGTCTAAGGTGGGACTGATGATTGGGGTGAAGTCGTAACAAGGTATCCCTACGGGAACGTGGGGATGGATCACCTCCTTTCTAGGGAGAAGAGAGAAGATGTGGATACTGTTTGGTTTTGAGTGTATCTGTAAAGATGCATTCAAGGCAGGAACATTGAAAACTGAACAGCAAACTTTCTACAAAGAAAGCGAAGAAACGAAAGATGAAAGAGATCAGGAAAGAAAAGAAGAAGGTCGAAATCATCTAGTTGCAAACTAAGAAAGCACGAAAGAGAACTTGAACACTTTAGGTTAAGCGAAGAAGAGCGTATGGCGGATGCCTGGCCACCAGGAGGCGAAGAAGGACGCAGCAAACGGCGAAACGCGACGGCGAGCAGTAAGCATGCTAAGACCCGTCGATATCCGAATGGGGGAACCCGTCATCCAAGGGGATGACATCGACAGAAGTCGAGGCGATACGCAGGGAACTGAAACATCTCAGTACCTGCAGGAAAGGAAAGTAAGAACGATTCCGTGAGTAGTGGCGAGCGAAAGCGGAGGAGCCCAAACCATCAGATGATGGGGTTATAGGGGTGCCGATAAAGCCAATGTGACATGACAGGAGAAGCGCAGGGGAAGGCGCAGCGAAGAGGGTGAAACTCCCGTATCCGAAGTCGTGGAGCGAGGCGAGGCAGGCCCTGAGTACGTCGGGACACGAGGAATCCTGACGGAAGGATCGAGGACCATCTCGAAAGGCTAAATACTCCCTGGTGAGCGATAGTGGACCAGTACCGTGAGGGAAAGGTGAAAAGAACCCCGGGAGGGAGTGAAAGAGAACCTGAAACCATATGCTTACAAGAAGTCAGAGCCCGTTAAGGGGTGATGGCGTGCCTTTTGTAGAATGAGCCGGCGAGTTATGATATGGAGCGAGGTTAAGCAGGAGATGCGGAGCCGAAGCGAAAGCGAGTCTGAAGAGGGCGACAGTTGCATGTCATAGACCCGAAACCGGGTGATCTAGCCATGATCAGGTTGAAGTCGGGGTAAGACCCGATGGAGGACCGAACCGACCCCCGTTGAAACGTTGGCGGATGAATTGTGGCTAGGGGTGAAATTCCAAACGAACCCGGAGATAGCTGGTTCTCCCCGAAATAGCTTTAGGGCTAGCGTCGCGAGGAAGTCGCATGAAGGTAGAGCACTGAATATGTGATGGCCTCATCTCGAGGTACTGAGCATAATCAAACTCCGAATGTCATGAGGACATGCGCGGCAGTCAGACCATGGGTGATAAGGTCCATGGTCAAGAGGGAAACAGCCCAGACCATCAGCTAAGGTCCCCAAATGCATGCTAAGTGGAAAAGGATGTGGAGATGTACAGACAACCAGGAGGTTGGCTCAGAAGCAGCCATCCTTGAAAGAGTGCGTAACAGCTCACTGGTCGAATGACTCTGCGCCGAAAATTTACCGGGGCTAAGCATGATACCGAAGCTATGGATTTACGGAAGTAAGTGGTAGGGGAGCGTTCCAGACAGCGATGAAGCGGCATCGGAAGGAGCCGTGGAGCGTGTGGAAGAGAGAATGCCGGTGTGAGTAGCGGCACGTGGGTGAGAATCCCACGCACCGGAGACCCAAGGTTTCCAGAGGAAGGTTCGTCCGCTCTGGGTAAGTCGGGACCTAAGGCGAGGCCGAAAGGCGTAGTCGATGGACAACGGGTGGAGAGTCCCGTACCGGAGTGCAGGCGAGGGAGTGACGGAGACGGCTAGGCTGACCAGCTGCTGGAAAAGCTGGGGCAAGCGAGGTAGGGGCCATCCAGGCAAATCCGGATGGCATAACCCGAAGGCGTGATGCGGATGGAACATTGCGATAAGTACAGAAGATGCCAAAGCCGGCTTCCAAGAAAAGCTTCTAGCATAACTGCACTCTGCCCGTACCGAAAATGGACACACATGGGTAAGGAGAGAATCCTAAGGTGAGCGAGAGAACTATAGCCAAGGAACTCTGCAAAATGACTCCGTAACCTAGGGAGAAGGAGTGCTCAGTGAAAGCTGAGCCGCAGTAAAACGGCCCAAGCGACTGTTTACCAAAAACACAGCTCTCTGCGAAGACGCAAGTCGAAGTATAGGGGGTGACGCCTGCCCGGTGCTGGAAGGTTAAGGGGAGTGGTCAGCGCAAGCGAAGCCATGAACCGAAGCCCCAGTAAACGGCGGCCGTAACTATAACGGTCCTAAGGTAGCGAAATTCCTTGTCAGGTAAGTTCTGACCCGCACGAAAGGCGTAACGATTTGGGCGCTGTCTCGGCTGTAGACTCGGTGAAGTCTTAGTACCTGTGAAGATGCAGGTTACCGCGACTAGACGGAAAGACCCCATGGAGCTTTACTGTAGCCTGATATTGGACTCTGATGCATGATGTACAGGATAGGTAGGAGGCAGTGAGACGGATACGCCAGTATTCGAGGAGCCGACGTTGGGATACTACCCTTGATGCATTGGAGTTCTAACCGGGCCTCATGGAGCTGAGGACGGGACAGTGTCAGGTGGGCAGTTTGACTGGGGCGGTCGCCTCCCAAAGAGTAACGGAGGCGCCCAAAGATACCCTCAGCATGGATGGAAACCATGCGCAGAGTGCAAAGGCAAAAGGGTGTTTGACTGCGAGACAGACGAGTCGAGCAGGGACGAAAGTCGGGCTTAGTGATCCGGCGGCACCGAATGGAAGGGCCGTCGCTCAACGGATAAAAGCTACCCTGGGGATAACAGGCTGATCTCCCCCAAGAGTTCACATCGACGGGGAGGTTTGGCACCTCGATGTCGGCTCATCGCATCCTGGAGCTGAAGTCGGTTCCAAGGGTTGGGCTGTTCGCCCATTAAAGCGGTACGCGAGCTGGGTTCAGAACGTCGTGAGACAGTTCGGTCCCTATCTGTCGTGGGCGCAGGAAGTTTGAGGAGAGCTGCCCTCAGTACGAGAGGACCGGGGTGGACGGACCGATGGTGCACCAGTTGTCACGCCAGTGGCACAGCTGGGTAGCCAAGTCCGGAAGGGATAAACGCTGAAGGCATCTAAGCGTGAAGCCCCTCCAAGATGAGACTTCCCATTCGTAAGAAGGAAGGTCCCTCCAAGACGAGGAGGTAGATAGGTCATAGGTGCAAGCATGGCGACATGCTGAGCTGAATGATACTAATAGACCGAGAGCTTAGCCAGGGAAGTGTGAAAGAAAAAGCTGTTCAGTTTTGAGCGTTCGTGCTCTAAGGGGATCTGGTGGCGAAGGCATGATGGACACACCTGTAACCATGCCGAACACAGAAGTTAAGCATCATAGCGGCGAAGATAGTGGGCAACTGCGACAATAGCACGCTGCCAGTCCATTCGGGAAGGTTCAGTTCTTCTGTTTCCTTCCCTTTTTTATTCTCAATTATAATATCATACAAGAAAGGAATGATTATATTGGGTATCAATATAACCATTTCTTTTTTTATATAAATGTTTAATGATCATTTATATATTTTGCAGATAATTTTCTTAATAAATTAATAGGATAAGATATTGAATTGAATGGAAAGCTTGTTATAAAATCGATTATCTAACTACATGTTTCTATTGAGGAATATTAAAGCAAAAAATGATATTAATTTATTTAAAATAATGGCATAGTAAAAAGAGAAAAAGCTAACTGAAAAAAATTAAAAAAGATGCGAAAAAAGCTTGATTTAAAAGACAAATTAGTGTAAAATGCACTTGTTGTGAATGCGTAGAAGTGCGAGGTTGCTGAAACGCTGAAAGCCGTTGTCATGAGCGGAGGACGTTTTCAGGGAATTCGCATCGAGCAGCCAATAAAATTGGCAAGAAGGAGGAATAAGTCATGGCAAACAACAAAATTAGAATTCGTTTGAAATCATTTGATCACAAAATCTTAGATACTTCTGCTGAAAAAATTGTTTCAGCTGCTAAGAAGTCTGGAGCACAAGTTGTAGGTCCAGTACCATTACCAACTGAAAAAGAAGTATATACAATTTTAAGAGCAGTTCACAAGTATAAAGATTCACGTGAACAATTTGAAATCAGAACTCACAAACGTCTAATTGACATTGTGAATCCAACACCAGAAACAGTTGATGTATTAACTCGTTTAGAATTACCAAGTGGTGTGGATATTGAAATTAAATTATAAGGAAAGGTTAAGGTGTAACTCATGAAAGGAATCTTAGGTCGTAAGATTGGAATGACTCAAGTTTTCACTACTGATGGAAAATTAATCCCAGTAACAGTTGTAGAAGCAACTCCAAACGTTGTATTACAAAAGAAAACAGTTGCTACTGATGGATATGATGCAATCCAAGTTGGTTTTGAAGATAAGAGAGAAAAATTAGCAACTAAACCTCACAAAGGACATGTTGCAAAAGCTCAAACAGCTCCTAAGCGCTTCATTAAAGAATTTCGTTATGACGAAATGATGAGTTATGAAGTTGGTCAAGAAATTAAAGTTGATAGCTTTGTAGCTGGTGAAGTTGTGGATGTAACAGGAACTAGCAAAGGTAAAGGTTATCAAGGTGTTATAAAAAGACATGGACAACAAAGAGGACCAATGGGACATGGTTCAGGTGCTCATAGAATCGTTGGATCAATGGGACCAATTGCTCCAAACAGAATCGCTCCAGGTAAGAAATTACCAGGACATATGGGTAACGTTACAAGAACAGTTCAAAACTTGGAAATCGTTGCTGTTGATGTAGAAAACAATGTATTATTAATTAGCGGATCAATTCCTGGTCCTAAAAAAGGATTGGTTGTTGTAAAATCAGCAATTAAAGGGAATGGAAAAGTTAATCCTGCTAAAGATTTAGTTGTATATGAAACTGAAAGTCCAGTAGTGGAAGAAACTACTGATGCAGTGGAAACTGCTGAATAATGAAGCGAAAGGAGGAAAACTAATGTTAAAAGTTGCAGTATATAATCAAGAAGGACAAAAAGTTAAAGATACAGAATTAAATGAATCTGTATTTGGTATTGAACCAAATAACCAAGCAATCTTTGATATGGTCTTACTACAAAGAGCTTCATGGAGACAAGGGACTCATAAAGTGAAAAACCGTACTGAAGTTAAAGGTGGAGGAAAGAAACCTTGGCGTCAAAAAGGTACAGGTAGAGCAAGACAAGGATCTATCCGTGCTCCACAATGGAGAGGTGGAGGAGTTGTATTTGGACCTACACCAGATAGAAACTATAAATTAAAAATGAACAAAAAAGTAAGACGTTTAGCACTTAAATCTGCTTTAAGTCAAAAAGTTATTGATAGTGAATTAACTGTTTTAGATAACATCACTATTGATGCACCAAAAACAAAAGCAATGGTAAAAGTGTTAGAAAACTTAGAAGCTAACAGAAAAACATTAATCGTTATGGATGAAATCAATGAAAATGTTGCTTTATCAGCAAGAAATATTCCTGGTGTTAAAGTGATTAATTCAAAAGGACTTAACGTATATGATATTTTAGATAGCACAAAGTTAGTAATGACTGAAGGAGCTATCAAAGCTGTTGAGGAGGTATTGGCATAATGGCACATATTACAGATGTTTTAAAGAAACCAGTACTTACTGAAAAATCTTTATTGTTACAACAAAACGAAAACAAATATACATTTGATGTAGATGTAACTGCTAATAAAACTGAAGTAAAAGTAGCAGTTGAAAAAATGTTTGACGTTAAAGTTGAAAAAGTAAACATTATGAATGTGAAACCTAAAACAAAAAGAATGGGTAGATACGTTGGTAAAACAAATAGAAGAAGAAAAGCTATTATTAAATTAAAAGAAGGATATTCAATCGATTTATTTGGTGAAGAATAATCCTAAGAACTATTGGAATGAACTCCATTCCAGATAAAATAAATAAGGAGGAAATCAGATGCCTATTAAAGTATATAAGCCTACGACAAATGGACGTCGTAATATGACTTCTTTAACTTATGAAGAAATTACAACAAATAAGCCTGAGAAATCATTAACAGTTCGTTTATCTAAAACTGGTGGGCGTAATAATCAAGGTGTAATCACTACTCGTCATCACGGTGGTGGACATAAACGTTTATATCGTATTATCGATTTCAAACGTAATAAAGATGGAATTGTTGGTAAAGTTGCAACAATCGAATATGATCCAAACAGATCAGCTAACATTGCATTAATTCACTATGTAGATGGTGAAAAAAGATATATTTTAGCTCCTAAAGGATTAGAAGTTGGAATGAAAATTATTTCAGGAGAAAATGCTGACATTATCGTTGGTAACAGCTTACCTATGGGAAATATGCCTGAAGGTACAGTTATCCACAATATTGAAATGCATCCTGGAAAAGGTGGGCAAATTGCAAGATCAGCAGGTGTTTCTGCTCAAATCTTAGGTAAAGAAGGAAAATATGTTACTGTAAGATTAGCTTCTGGTGAAGTTAGAAAATTCTTAGCAGTTTGTAGAGCAACAGTTGGTGTTGTTGGAAATGAAGATCATGGATTAGTTAATATCGGTAAAGCCGGACGTAATAGATGGAAAGGAATTAGACCAACAGTTCGTGGTTCTGTTATGAACCCTAATGACCATCCACACGGTGGTGGTGAAGGTAGAACTTCAATTGGTCGTAAAGCTCCTATGACTCCATGGGGTAAAAAAGCTCTTGGAGTTAAAACAAGAAATAGTAAAAAAGCTTCAAATAAATTAATCGTACGTCGTCGTAACTGTAAATAAAAAGGAGGGTTATAGAATATGGCAAGAAGTTTAAAAAAGGTCCATTCGTGGATGAACACTTAATGAAAAAGTTGAAGCATTAAATGCTGCAAACAAAAAAGAAGTCATTAAAACATGGTCAAGACGTTCTACAATCTTCCCACAATTTATTGAACACACGTTCGCAGTTTATAACGGAAGAGAACACATCCCAGTATATGTTACTGAAGATATGGTTGGACATAAATTAGGAGAATTTGCTCCTACAAGAACTTATCATGGTCATGATGCTGATGATAAAAAATCTGGTAAATAGAAAGAGAGGAGAAAATAAACATGGAAGCAAGAGCTCAAGCTAAAATGATTCGTGTTTCACCTCAAAAAGCAAGATTAGTTGTTGACTTGGTAAGAGGGAAGCAAGTAAAAGAAGCACTTGGAATCTTAGAATTTGTAAACAAAAGTGCAACTCCTGCAATCATTAAAGTCGTTAAATCTGCTGCACAAAACGCTGTATTCAATGAAGGTGCAGAAGAAGATAAATTATACATCAAAGAAATTTATGTAGACGAAGGTCCTACATTAAAAAGATTCCGTGCAAGAGCAAAAGGAAGTAACTCAAATTTTAAAAAGAACAAGCCACATCACTTGTGTGGTTGCTGAAAGATAGGAGGGCAAAGTATGGGTCAAAAAGTAAGTCCAGTAGGATTACGTGTTGGCGTTAACCGCGATTGGAATTCAAGATGGTACGCTAATGATAAAGACTTTGCTTCATTATTACACGAAGATATCAAAATTCGTGAATTCTTATATGCAAAGTTAAAAGGCGCTTATGTCGCTAATATTGAAATTGAAAGATCTAAAAATCGTGTAAGTATCTATGTTCATACATCTCGTCCTGGTGTTGTTATTGGAAAAGATGGTGAAGCTGTTGATGCTTTAAGAAAAGAAGTTGCCAAAATGGTTAACGGAAAACAAGTATTTATTAACATTGTTGAAATTAAAAATCCAGATGTTGTTGCTCAACTTGTAGCAAACAAAATTGCTGAACAATTAGAAAACCGTGCTTCATTTAGAACAGTTCAAAAAAGAGCTATTCAAGCTGCTATGAGAGCTGGTGCTAAAGGAATCAAAACTGCTGTTTCAGGACGTTTAGGTGGTGCTGATATGGCAAGAACTGAAGGTTATTCTGAAGGTGTTGTACCTCTTCATACATTAAGAGCTGACATTGATTATGCGACTGCTGAAGCTGACACAACTTATGGAAAATTAGGAGTAAAAGTTTGGATTTGTAAGGGAGAAATTCTTCCTGCAAAGAAGAAAGGGGATAAATAATCATGTTGATGCCTAAGAGAACTAAATATAGAAGACCTCATAGAATCAAATATGAAGGTAAAGCTAAAGGTGGAACTGAAGTTTCTTTCGGTGAATACGGATTACAAGCTTTAGAAGGTGCTTGGATTACTTCAAGACAAATCGAAGCTGCTCGTATCGCTATGAACCGTTATATGAAACGTGGTGGGCAAGTTTGGATTAGAATCTTCCCTCATTTAGCAAAAACAAAGAAACCTCTTGAAGTCCGTATGGGTTCAGGTAAAGGTGCTCCAGAAGAATGGGTAGCAGTTGTAAAAACAGGTCGCGTTATGTTCGAAGTTGCTGGTGTAGAAGAAGAAGTTGCAAGAGAAGCATTAAGACTTGCATCTCACAAATTACCAGTGAAATGTAAGATTATTGGAAGAGGTGAGTAATTGTGACAGTTCAAGATATTAGAAATACAGAAACTCAAGAATTACTTAACAAAGTAGAAGAGTACAAAAAGAATTATTTGGATTAAGATTCCAACAAGCAACAGGACAATTAGAAAATACTGCTCGTATTAGAACAGTAAGAAAAAATATTGCAAGAATTAAAACAATTATTAGAGAAAGAGAATTAAACAAATAGAAGGAGTAGACTATGGAAAGAAACAATCGTAAAGTTTACACTGGAACAGTTATTTCTACAAAAATGGATAAGACAATTACTGTTTTAGTTGAAACTCATGTTAAACACAAAAAATACGGAAAACGTGTTAAATCTTCTAAAAAGTTTAAGGCTCATGATGAAGAAAACATTGCAAGAGATGGAGATGTTGTAAAAATCATGGCAACTCGTCCATTGTCTGCAACTAAACGTTTCCGTTTAGTAGAAGTTGTAAAAAAGCAGAAATTATTTAATGAAAAGAATCTGAAAGGAGGTCACTTGAATGATCCAGAATGAAAGCAGATTAAAAGTTGCTGACAATACAGGAGCAAAAGAAGTATTAGTAATTAGAAACCTTGGTGGTTCAAATAGAAAATTTAGTAACATCGGTGATGTAGTCGTAGCAACAGTGAAACAAGCGACTCCAGGTGGTACAGTTAAAAAGGGTGAAGTTGTAAAAGCGGTTATCGTAAGAACAAAATACGGTGTCAACCGTGATAATGGTTCTTATATCAAATTTGATGACAACGCTTGTGTTATTATTAAAGATGATAATTCACCTAAAGGAACTCGTATCTTTGGACCGGTAGCAAGAGAGTTAAGAGATGCAGATTTCATGAAAATCGTATCATTAGCTCCTGAGGTATTATAGGAGGAAACGAGAAGATGAAATTACGTGTAGGTGATACAGTTCAAGTTATCGCTGGTAGCGATAAAGGAAAAACTGGAGAAATTATTCAAATTCTAAGAAAAGAAGATAGAGTGATTGTTGAAGGTGTTAACATGGTAACAAAACACATTAAACCTTCACAAACAGATCCAGAAGGTGGTATTGTAACAAGAGAAGCACCTATTCATGTTTCTAATGTTGCATACTATGATTTAAAAGCAAAACAACCTGTAAAAATCGGATATGCATTCGATGAAGACGGTAAAAAATACCGTATCAACAAAAAAACAGGAAAAGCTTTAGATAAAAATACAAAGAAGAAAAAGTAATCGGAAGGAGGTTAAATAATGAACCGACTAAAGGAACGTTATGAAAATGAAATTGTTAAGTCATTAATGACTAAATTTAATTATAGTTCTGTAATGCAAGTTCCAGCTATGGAAAAAATCGTTATCAACATCGGTGTTGGTGATGCTGTTAGCAATTCTAAATTATTAGACGAAGCTGTAGAAGAATTAACTTTAATTTCAGGACAAAAACCAGTGATTACTAGAGCAAAGAAATCAATTGCTGGATTTAAATTACGTGAAGGAATGCCAATTGGTTGTAAAGTCACTTTACGTGGAGAAAGAATGTATGAATTCTTAGATAAATTAATCAGTATTTCTTTACCTCGAGTTAGAGATTTTAGAGGTGTACCAAAGAATTCTTTTGATGGAAGAGGAAATTACACATTAGGTGTTAAAGAACAATTAATTTTCCCAGAAATCAATTTCGATAAAGTAAACAAAATTAGAGGAATGGATATTGTATTCGTAACAACTGCTAAAACTGATGAAGAAGGTCATGAATTATTAGCACAATTAGGAATGCCATTCCAAAAATAAGGAGGACTTAATTAATGGCTAAAACATCAATGAAAGTTAAACAACAACGTCCTCAAAAATACAAAGTTCGTGAATATACAAGATGCGAACGTTGTGGACGTCCACATGCAGTAATTAGAAAATTTAAATTATGCCGTATTTGCTTCAGAGAATTAGCTTACAAAGGTGAAATTCCTGGTGTTAAAAAAGCAAGCTGGTAATCAAATCATCCAAATGGAAGGAGGACATTTCAAATGACAGATCCAATTGCAGATATGTTAACAAGAATTCGTAATGCGAATCAACAACGTCATGAAGAAGTTGTTGTACCAGCATCAAAATTAAAAGTGCAATTAGCTGAAATT carries:
- the rplD gene encoding 50S ribosomal protein L4, producing the protein MLKVAVYNQEGQKVKDTELNESVFGIEPNNQAIFDMVLLQRASWRQGTHKVKNRTEVKGGGKKPWRQKGTGRARQGSIRAPQWRGGGVVFGPTPDRNYKLKMNKKVRRLALKSALSQKVIDSELTVLDNITIDAPKTKAMVKVLENLEANRKTLIVMDEINENVALSARNIPGVKVINSKGLNVYDILDSTKLVMTEGAIKAVEEVLA
- the rplW gene encoding 50S ribosomal protein L23; amino-acid sequence: MAHITDVLKKPVLTEKSLLLQQNENKYTFDVDVTANKTEVKVAVEKMFDVKVEKVNIMNVKPKTKRMGRYVGKTNRRRKAIIKLKEGYSIDLFGEE
- the rpsQ gene encoding 30S ribosomal protein S17, with protein sequence MERNNRKVYTGTVISTKMDKTITVLVETHVKHKKYGKRVKSSKKFKAHDEENIARDGDVVKIMATRPLSATKRFRLVEVVKKQKLFNEKNLKGGHLNDPE
- the rpsJ gene encoding 30S ribosomal protein S10, which gives rise to MANNKIRIRLKSFDHKILDTSAEKIVSAAKKSGAQVVGPVPLPTEKEVYTILRAVHKYKDSREQFEIRTHKRLIDIVNPTPETVDVLTRLELPSGVDIEIKL
- the rplN gene encoding 50S ribosomal protein L14, which codes for MIQNESRLKVADNTGAKEVLVIRNLGGSNRKFSNIGDVVVATVKQATPGGTVKKGEVVKAVIVRTKYGVNRDNGSYIKFDDNACVIIKDDNSPKGTRIFGPVARELRDADFMKIVSLAPEVL
- the rpsC gene encoding 30S ribosomal protein S3; translated protein: MGQKVSPVGLRVGVNRDWNSRWYANDKDFASLLHEDIKIREFLYAKLKGAYVANIEIERSKNRVSIYVHTSRPGVVIGKDGEAVDALRKEVAKMVNGKQVFINIVEIKNPDVVAQLVANKIAEQLENRASFRTVQKRAIQAAMRAGAKGIKTAVSGRLGGADMARTEGYSEGVVPLHTLRADIDYATAEADTTYGKLGVKVWICKGEILPAKKKGDK
- the rplC gene encoding 50S ribosomal protein L3 translates to MKGILGRKIGMTQVFTTDGKLIPVTVVEATPNVVLQKKTVATDGYDAIQVGFEDKREKLATKPHKGHVAKAQTAPKRFIKEFRYDEMMSYEVGQEIKVDSFVAGEVVDVTGTSKGKGYQGVIKRHGQQRGPMGHGSGAHRIVGSMGPIAPNRIAPGKKLPGHMGNVTRTVQNLEIVAVDVENNVLLISGSIPGPKKGLVVVKSAIKGNGKVNPAKDLVVYETESPVVEETTDAVETAE
- the rplB gene encoding 50S ribosomal protein L2, with product MPIKVYKPTTNGRRNMTSLTYEEITTNKPEKSLTVRLSKTGGRNNQGVITTRHHGGGHKRLYRIIDFKRNKDGIVGKVATIEYDPNRSANIALIHYVDGEKRYILAPKGLEVGMKIISGENADIIVGNSLPMGNMPEGTVIHNIEMHPGKGGQIARSAGVSAQILGKEGKYVTVRLASGEVRKFLAVCRATVGVVGNEDHGLVNIGKAGRNRWKGIRPTVRGSVMNPNDHPHGGGEGRTSIGRKAPMTPWGKKALGVKTRNSKKASNKLIVRRRNCK
- the rplX gene encoding 50S ribosomal protein L24, which gives rise to MKLRVGDTVQVIAGSDKGKTGEIIQILRKEDRVIVEGVNMVTKHIKPSQTDPEGGIVTREAPIHVSNVAYYDLKAKQPVKIGYAFDEDGKKYRINKKTGKALDKNTKKKK
- the rplP gene encoding 50S ribosomal protein L16; translation: MLMPKRTKYRRPHRIKYEGKAKGGTEVSFGEYGLQALEGAWITSRQIEAARIAMNRYMKRGGQVWIRIFPHLAKTKKPLEVRMGSGKGAPEEWVAVVKTGRVMFEVAGVEEEVAREALRLASHKLPVKCKIIGRGE
- the rplE gene encoding 50S ribosomal protein L5, producing the protein MNRLKERYENEIVKSLMTKFNYSSVMQVPAMEKIVINIGVGDAVSNSKLLDEAVEELTLISGQKPVITRAKKSIAGFKLREGMPIGCKVTLRGERMYEFLDKLISISLPRVRDFRGVPKNSFDGRGNYTLGVKEQLIFPEINFDKVNKIRGMDIVFVTTAKTDEEGHELLAQLGMPFQK
- a CDS encoding transposase-like zinc-binding domain-containing protein, giving the protein MISEKQVIDFLKPKDSDYINRLISSLNNDFSNDESLDMDTCPICGSIHIKKNGRDHCGNQRYLYKDCHRTFCDKTNTLLYRSHLSMEQWKNFINFEISKIKLEDEAHFLGVSVTTCFYMRHKLYHVATEIINQQILSGEIEIDAQYASIICAVDDADYMIMNITGLGSESFDKYKANEKYFEDVKELISDSKQCIKQFANYLGAKSNQIPTSPIGKKYLTADGKSLGSNEMMKEIRELITLSRGIGTRYMQGYLNFNILRKQMKYKYKRNELAEKILE